From the genome of Azospirillum brasilense, one region includes:
- a CDS encoding NAD(P)H-dependent glycerol-3-phosphate dehydrogenase — protein sequence MAATDFRRIGVIGGGAWGTALALAALRAGREALLWAREPAVVESVNAARENRDYLPGVTLPAELRATGDLAEVAACDAILLVTPAQHLRSACAGLATHLRPGTPLVICAKGIELDSHALMSEAAAAALPVGTPLAVLSGPTFAAEVARGLPTAVTLACADAALGARLVEALGSRTFRPYLSDDVVGSQIGGAVKNVLAIACGVVEGRKLGDNARAALITRGLAEITRLALALGGRPETLMGLSGLGDLTLTCSSLQSRNMSLGAALGAGRTLAEVLAERRSVAEGVYTAAAVVGLAGEKGVDMPLCAAVDAILNHGAGLDATIDGLLSRPFREEGR from the coding sequence ATGGCGGCAACGGACTTCCGGCGCATCGGCGTGATCGGCGGCGGGGCCTGGGGCACGGCGCTGGCTCTGGCCGCCCTGCGCGCCGGGCGGGAGGCCCTGCTGTGGGCGCGCGAGCCGGCGGTGGTCGAGTCGGTCAACGCCGCACGGGAGAACCGCGACTATCTGCCGGGCGTGACCCTGCCCGCCGAGTTGCGCGCAACCGGCGACTTGGCCGAGGTTGCCGCCTGCGACGCCATCCTGCTCGTCACCCCTGCCCAGCATCTGCGCAGCGCCTGCGCCGGCCTCGCAACGCATCTGCGGCCGGGCACCCCGCTGGTCATCTGCGCCAAGGGGATCGAGCTGGACAGCCACGCGCTGATGAGCGAGGCCGCCGCCGCCGCGCTGCCGGTGGGCACCCCGCTGGCCGTGCTGTCCGGTCCGACCTTCGCGGCGGAGGTGGCGCGCGGCCTGCCGACCGCGGTGACGCTCGCCTGCGCCGACGCCGCGCTGGGCGCCCGGCTGGTCGAGGCGCTGGGCAGCCGCACCTTCCGCCCCTACCTGTCCGACGACGTGGTGGGCTCGCAGATCGGCGGGGCGGTGAAGAACGTGCTGGCCATCGCCTGCGGCGTGGTGGAGGGCCGCAAGCTGGGCGACAACGCAAGGGCGGCGCTGATCACGCGCGGGCTGGCGGAGATCACGCGGCTGGCCCTGGCGCTCGGCGGACGGCCGGAGACGCTGATGGGGCTGTCCGGGCTGGGCGATCTGACGCTGACCTGCTCCAGCCTGCAATCGCGCAACATGTCGCTGGGCGCCGCCCTGGGCGCCGGCCGGACGCTGGCCGAGGTGCTGGCGGAGCGCCGCTCCGTCGCCGAGGGCGTCTACACCGCCGCCGCGGTGGTCGGGCTGGCCGGGGAGAAGGGCGTCGACATGCCGCTGTGCGCCGCCGTGGACGCCATCCTGAACCACGGCGCCGGGCTGGACGCGACGATCGACGGGCTGCTGTCGCGGCCGTTCCGCGAAGAGGGACGCTGA
- a CDS encoding GNAT family N-acetyltransferase, producing the protein MKVDSALRGQGIGSAMMRHAIALARAEGCVMVQLTSQTRRTDAHRFYERLGFRASHVGMKLLLTPEA; encoded by the coding sequence GTGAAGGTGGACAGCGCGCTGCGCGGCCAGGGCATCGGCAGCGCCATGATGCGGCACGCCATCGCGCTGGCCCGCGCCGAGGGCTGCGTGATGGTGCAACTGACCAGCCAGACCCGGCGCACCGACGCCCACCGCTTCTACGAGCGGCTGGGCTTCCGGGCGAGCCATGTCGGGATGAAGCTTCTGCTGACGCCGGAGGCTTGA
- a CDS encoding class I SAM-dependent methyltransferase: MNKDVPDDDASIVYYDGDYPSLEIGEARAEHAATLARLGMLGDVPFYKERAAETGGPVLEIGCGTGRLTIPLARTGHEVWAVDVSAAMLDQLRAKLAREAPEVQARVHPVRQDATALDLPVRDFRLAVIPFNVLMLIPELAAERRALAAAAAHLAPGGTLALDVMNPLTLPMDAETKPSPSEPRRSPRNGNSYIRNTMASRLDEEQCQRIHGWYDELLPDGKIVVTEYGFTWRMIFRYELELMLESAGFAIERLAGDFEDAAWTVDSRRMIVTARRAS, translated from the coding sequence ATGAACAAAGACGTCCCCGACGACGACGCCAGCATCGTCTATTACGACGGCGACTATCCGTCGCTGGAGATCGGGGAGGCGCGGGCGGAGCACGCCGCGACGCTCGCCCGGCTCGGCATGCTGGGCGACGTGCCCTTCTACAAGGAGCGCGCGGCGGAGACCGGCGGCCCGGTCCTTGAGATCGGCTGCGGCACCGGGCGCCTGACCATCCCGCTGGCCCGCACCGGGCACGAGGTGTGGGCGGTGGACGTTTCCGCCGCCATGCTCGACCAGCTCCGCGCCAAGCTGGCGCGCGAGGCGCCGGAGGTGCAGGCCCGCGTCCATCCGGTGCGGCAGGACGCCACGGCGCTCGATCTGCCGGTGCGGGACTTCCGGCTCGCCGTCATTCCCTTCAACGTGCTGATGCTGATCCCGGAACTGGCGGCGGAGCGCCGCGCGCTGGCCGCCGCCGCCGCCCATCTGGCGCCGGGCGGCACGCTGGCGCTGGACGTGATGAATCCGCTGACGCTGCCGATGGACGCCGAGACGAAGCCCAGCCCGTCGGAGCCGCGGCGTAGCCCGCGCAACGGCAACAGCTACATCCGCAACACGATGGCCTCCCGCCTCGACGAGGAGCAGTGCCAGCGCATCCACGGCTGGTACGACGAGCTGTTGCCGGACGGCAAGATCGTGGTGACCGAATACGGCTTCACCTGGCGGATGATCTTCCGCTACGAGCTGGAGCTGATGCTGGAAAGCGCCGGATTCGCGATCGAACGGCTGGCCGGCGATTTCGAAGACGCCGCCTGGACGGTGGACAGCCGCCGCATGATCGTCACGGCGCGGCGCGCATCCTGA
- the hemC gene encoding hydroxymethylbilane synthase, with the protein MTQPLRIGTRGSPLALAQAHETRDRLIAAHPHLAAPGAIEIVVFKTTGDRILDRTLAEAGGKGLFTKELEDALLEGSADLAVHSMKDVPTWMPEGLEIATLLPREDTRDAFFSRGGHTVDTLPAGSVVGTAGLRRQAQILERRPDLKVVPFRGNVQTRLAKLEAGEVDATLLALAGLRRLGLTDRITAVLEHDEMLPAVAQGAIGIEIRSADDATRALLAPLNCAATAARVTAERALLAMLDGSCRTPIAALSTLDGDRLHLKAKVLSNDGRQVFRAERSGNASDAAAIGADAGAEIKAVLPPDFFKS; encoded by the coding sequence ATGACCCAACCGCTCCGCATCGGCACGCGCGGCAGCCCGCTGGCGCTGGCGCAGGCCCACGAGACCCGCGACCGGCTGATCGCGGCGCACCCGCATCTGGCCGCCCCCGGCGCCATCGAGATCGTCGTCTTCAAGACGACCGGCGACCGCATCCTGGACCGCACGCTGGCCGAGGCCGGCGGCAAGGGCCTGTTCACCAAGGAACTGGAGGACGCGCTGCTGGAAGGCAGCGCCGACCTCGCCGTCCATTCGATGAAGGACGTGCCGACCTGGATGCCGGAGGGGCTGGAGATCGCCACGCTCCTGCCGCGCGAGGACACACGCGACGCCTTCTTCTCGCGCGGCGGACACACGGTGGACACGCTGCCCGCCGGCTCCGTCGTCGGCACCGCCGGGTTGCGCCGTCAGGCCCAGATCCTGGAGCGGCGCCCCGACCTCAAGGTCGTGCCCTTCCGCGGCAACGTGCAGACGCGCCTCGCCAAGCTGGAGGCCGGGGAGGTCGATGCCACCCTGCTGGCGCTCGCCGGGCTGCGCCGTCTCGGCCTGACCGACCGCATCACCGCCGTGCTGGAGCATGACGAAATGCTTCCCGCCGTCGCCCAGGGCGCCATCGGCATCGAGATCCGCAGCGCCGACGACGCCACCCGCGCCTTGCTCGCCCCGCTGAACTGCGCCGCCACCGCGGCCCGCGTGACGGCGGAGCGCGCCTTGCTCGCCATGCTCGACGGCTCCTGCCGCACCCCCATCGCCGCTCTGTCCACGCTGGACGGCGACCGGCTGCACCTGAAGGCCAAGGTGCTGTCCAACGACGGGCGGCAGGTCTTCCGGGCCGAGCGCAGCGGCAACGCAAGCGATGCCGCCGCCATCGGCGCCGACGCCGGTGCGGAGATCAAGGCGGTCCTGCCGCCCGACTTCTTCAAGAGCTGA
- a CDS encoding uroporphyrinogen-III synthase — MAGPHLLVTRPAEDSEPLAARLRALGFAVSVEPMLDIRWLDGPEPDMGNVQALLFTSANGVRGYTRRTNRLDRPVYAVGDATATAARAAGFTRVESASGDVYALADLVRRRCSAAAGPLLHVAGTKLAGDLSALLGEAGFSILRETLYDAVPSVRLSDGTAALLRTGTLDAVLFFSPRTARSFVRLVAEAGLIDRCRTVDALCLSPAVAEAARAYGELGVTPWQNVRVAPRPEQDSLLGLLPEASGGTGRA, encoded by the coding sequence ATGGCGGGCCCCCACCTCCTGGTCACCCGTCCGGCGGAGGATTCCGAGCCGCTGGCGGCCCGTCTGCGCGCGCTGGGATTCGCCGTGTCGGTGGAACCGATGCTGGACATCCGCTGGCTGGACGGGCCGGAGCCGGACATGGGGAACGTACAGGCCCTCCTCTTCACCAGCGCAAACGGCGTACGGGGCTACACCAGACGTACGAACCGGCTTGACCGTCCGGTCTATGCGGTCGGCGACGCCACCGCGACCGCCGCCCGCGCGGCCGGTTTCACGCGGGTGGAAAGCGCGTCCGGCGACGTGTACGCGCTGGCCGATCTGGTGCGCCGACGCTGCAGCGCAGCGGCGGGACCGCTACTTCATGTCGCAGGAACCAAGCTTGCCGGCGACCTGTCGGCGCTGCTGGGCGAGGCCGGATTTTCCATCCTGCGGGAAACGCTGTACGACGCCGTTCCGAGCGTGCGGCTGTCGGACGGCACGGCGGCGCTGTTGCGTACGGGAACACTGGACGCCGTGTTGTTTTTCTCTCCCCGTACCGCCCGTTCGTTTGTTAGGCTTGTCGCCGAGGCCGGGCTCATCGACCGCTGTCGTACAGTGGACGCGCTCTGCCTCAGCCCCGCGGTCGCGGAGGCTGCCCGCGCGTACGGTGAGCTGGGAGTGACACCGTGGCAGAACGTACGGGTGGCGCCACGGCCGGAGCAGGACTCTCTGCTCGGCCTGCTGCCGGAAGCATCCGGCGGCACGGGCCGGGCTTGA
- a CDS encoding mitofilin family membrane protein encodes MTSRPGSEHEADPNGHTPSDQNQTPQNQMADQNQVGGGPAVERIIERFGGIRPMAHKLDIPVTTVQGWKKRGAIPLARHADLRASAAKHRIKLSEADLEAATPSEDRNAPDAAGSVIPLPPDAPVIASTAPLSESAEPVKAEDTLPGADTLPGGGPVPATDLPPSILPPAADTLPPSTLSGADTLPSDGVKAETIKGEEIRSEEVKVEETRIEEAKADPFKPEEVKSETPPPVEPPAPAYTSSYEPPRYEAPREERKSGAGFATAVSLIALLVGAAALSQPWWGPRVPGWPTAGGPAAPVATAPAPQPDPALRNQIQQLSERLAKLEQRSAAPAEGNAAAGIDQQTLDNAVGQLTARIQQLEERPQAAAASAPAEPDPRVAQLTEQLGQVQQRVEAVGSEAQAAGQIRQEVDALKQELAAVNQAVETRRDAATAAQALVLAAGQLRSALAAGQPFQQELQAVRAVASGDAQVTQPLEAVTGYAAKGVPTQPQLTDRFTAMASDIVRADNQGEGNDWVEQVTGKIATLVTVRRSGGDAVGDGVSAVVARAEAALQAGNLGGAVKELAALKGPAAQVAAPWIADAKARLAANEAGQQLTNRAIGLLSQSAGVKGAAQ; translated from the coding sequence ATGACCTCTCGCCCAGGCTCCGAACACGAGGCTGACCCGAACGGCCACACGCCGTCCGACCAGAACCAGACGCCCCAGAACCAGATGGCCGACCAGAATCAAGTGGGCGGCGGCCCCGCCGTCGAGCGCATCATCGAACGCTTCGGCGGCATCCGCCCCATGGCCCACAAGCTGGACATCCCGGTCACCACGGTGCAGGGCTGGAAGAAGCGCGGCGCCATTCCGCTGGCCCGCCACGCCGATCTCCGCGCCTCCGCCGCCAAGCACCGGATCAAGCTGAGCGAAGCCGACCTGGAAGCCGCCACGCCGAGCGAGGACCGCAACGCTCCCGACGCCGCCGGGTCGGTGATCCCGCTGCCGCCGGACGCCCCTGTCATCGCGTCGACCGCTCCCCTCTCCGAAAGCGCCGAGCCCGTCAAGGCCGAGGACACCCTGCCGGGCGCCGACACGCTGCCGGGCGGTGGCCCGGTGCCGGCCACGGACCTGCCGCCCTCCATCCTGCCGCCCGCCGCGGACACTCTGCCGCCCTCCACTTTGTCGGGCGCCGACACGCTGCCCAGCGACGGCGTGAAGGCCGAGACGATCAAGGGCGAGGAGATCCGCTCCGAAGAGGTCAAGGTCGAGGAGACCCGGATCGAGGAGGCCAAGGCCGATCCCTTCAAGCCGGAAGAGGTCAAGAGCGAGACACCGCCGCCGGTGGAACCCCCCGCCCCCGCCTACACCTCCTCCTATGAGCCGCCGCGCTACGAGGCGCCGCGCGAGGAGCGCAAGTCCGGCGCCGGCTTCGCCACCGCCGTCTCGCTGATCGCCCTGCTGGTTGGCGCCGCCGCCCTCTCGCAGCCCTGGTGGGGTCCGCGCGTCCCCGGCTGGCCCACCGCCGGCGGTCCCGCCGCTCCGGTTGCCACGGCGCCAGCGCCGCAGCCCGACCCGGCCCTGCGCAACCAGATCCAGCAGCTGTCCGAACGCCTCGCCAAGCTGGAGCAGCGCTCCGCCGCCCCGGCCGAGGGCAACGCCGCCGCCGGCATCGACCAGCAGACGCTGGACAACGCCGTCGGCCAGCTCACCGCCCGCATCCAGCAGCTTGAGGAGCGTCCGCAGGCCGCCGCCGCCTCCGCCCCCGCCGAGCCCGACCCGCGTGTGGCCCAGCTGACCGAGCAGCTCGGCCAAGTCCAGCAGCGCGTCGAGGCCGTGGGCAGCGAGGCCCAGGCCGCCGGGCAGATCCGCCAGGAGGTGGACGCGCTGAAGCAGGAGCTGGCCGCCGTCAACCAGGCGGTGGAGACCCGCCGCGACGCCGCCACCGCCGCCCAGGCGCTGGTGCTCGCCGCCGGGCAGCTCCGCTCCGCCCTGGCCGCCGGGCAACCGTTCCAGCAGGAACTCCAGGCCGTCCGCGCCGTGGCGTCGGGCGATGCGCAGGTGACGCAGCCGCTGGAGGCCGTCACCGGCTACGCCGCCAAGGGCGTGCCGACGCAGCCGCAGCTCACCGACCGTTTCACCGCCATGGCCTCCGACATCGTGCGCGCCGACAACCAGGGCGAGGGCAACGACTGGGTGGAGCAGGTCACCGGCAAGATCGCCACGCTGGTCACCGTCCGCCGCTCGGGCGGCGACGCGGTCGGCGACGGCGTCTCGGCGGTGGTCGCCCGTGCCGAAGCCGCCCTGCAGGCCGGCAACCTCGGCGGCGCGGTCAAGGAGCTGGCGGCCCTGAAGGGTCCGGCGGCGCAGGTCGCCGCCCCGTGGATCGCCGACGCCAAGGCCCGTCTGGCCGCCAACGAGGCCGGCCAGCAGCTCACCAACCGCGCCATCGGCCTGCTGTCGCAGTCCGCCGGTGTCAAGGGGGCGGCCCAATGA
- a CDS encoding heme biosynthesis protein HemY: MTRAIWFIIKVAIVVAIAVWLANHPGTVAINWQGYVVETGFGIAILIGIAALAAGIVLYRLGRAILGAPRNFGRYRRSRRRERGYQALTRGMVAVAAGDATTARKMARKADGLLNEPPLTMLLSAQAAQLQGDDRAAKEYFTAMLDRPETAFLGLRGLLTQSLKAGDRVEALQLARRAQSLQPNTPWLLGTLYDLEARSGEWAAAEGTLQQAVQAGAINPDDGRRHRATLLLERSFEAERRGRSDSALSHAQAAHDLLSGFVPAAARAARLQMAIGKHKNAAKTLERCWRVNPHPDLTSAYREVVSSYDPMTRVKMFEKLRNHAPNDVESLLAVARAALDAQLWGEARAHLTKALEMRPSRRVFQLLAELERAERQDEEAARAWLAQAANAPADAAWTCTACNAVSPSWGGLCGHCGAFDSLEWKTPTVSMSLMSPESAPTAIAHHATEPVTGQPGVAPGGQIAPQGAT; encoded by the coding sequence ATGACACGCGCCATCTGGTTCATCATCAAGGTCGCCATCGTCGTCGCGATCGCGGTCTGGCTGGCCAACCACCCCGGCACCGTCGCCATCAACTGGCAGGGCTACGTCGTCGAGACCGGCTTCGGCATCGCCATCCTGATCGGCATCGCCGCCCTGGCGGCGGGCATCGTCCTCTACCGGCTGGGCCGCGCCATCCTCGGCGCGCCGCGCAACTTCGGCCGCTACCGCCGGTCGCGGCGGCGCGAGCGCGGCTATCAGGCGCTGACCCGCGGCATGGTCGCCGTCGCCGCCGGCGACGCCACGACCGCCCGCAAGATGGCGCGCAAGGCCGACGGGCTGCTCAACGAGCCGCCGCTGACCATGCTGCTGTCGGCCCAGGCCGCCCAGCTCCAGGGCGACGACCGCGCGGCGAAGGAATACTTCACCGCCATGCTCGACCGGCCGGAGACCGCCTTCCTCGGCCTGCGCGGCCTGCTGACGCAGTCGCTGAAGGCCGGTGACCGGGTGGAGGCGCTGCAGCTCGCCCGCCGTGCCCAGTCGCTCCAGCCCAACACACCCTGGCTGCTCGGCACGCTGTACGACCTGGAAGCCCGCTCGGGCGAATGGGCAGCGGCGGAAGGCACGCTGCAGCAGGCCGTGCAGGCCGGCGCCATCAACCCCGATGACGGCCGCCGCCACCGCGCCACCCTGCTTCTGGAGCGCAGCTTCGAGGCGGAGCGCCGCGGCCGGTCCGACTCGGCCCTCTCGCACGCCCAGGCGGCGCACGACCTGCTGTCCGGCTTCGTCCCGGCGGCGGCCCGCGCGGCCCGGCTGCAGATGGCTATCGGCAAACACAAGAACGCCGCCAAGACCCTCGAGCGCTGCTGGCGCGTCAACCCGCACCCGGATCTGACCTCGGCCTACCGGGAGGTGGTTTCCAGCTACGACCCGATGACCCGGGTGAAGATGTTCGAGAAGCTGCGCAACCACGCCCCCAACGACGTCGAGTCGCTGCTCGCCGTGGCCCGCGCCGCCCTCGACGCCCAGCTGTGGGGCGAGGCCCGCGCCCATCTGACCAAGGCGCTGGAGATGCGGCCCTCCCGCCGCGTCTTCCAACTCCTGGCCGAGCTGGAGCGGGCGGAGCGGCAGGACGAGGAGGCGGCGCGCGCCTGGCTGGCTCAGGCGGCCAACGCCCCGGCGGACGCGGCCTGGACCTGCACCGCCTGCAACGCGGTCAGCCCGAGCTGGGGCGGCCTGTGCGGCCATTGCGGCGCCTTCGACAGCCTGGAATGGAAGACCCCGACCGTCAGCATGTCGCTGATGAGCCCGGAGTCCGCTCCGACGGCCATCGCCCACCATGCGACGGAGCCGGTCACCGGCCAGCCGGGCGTCGCGCCCGGAGGCCAGATCGCTCCCCAGGGAGCGACCTGA
- a CDS encoding YciI family protein: protein MLYMFHCTDKAGAAQVRTDNRPAHLAYLEAHADRLFAAGPLLSDDGQGMAGSLLIVECADEAAAKDFAANDPYAQAGLFESVEIRAWRRVYPKS, encoded by the coding sequence ATGCTCTACATGTTCCATTGCACCGACAAGGCCGGCGCCGCCCAGGTGCGGACCGACAACCGCCCCGCCCATCTGGCCTATCTGGAAGCGCACGCCGACCGCCTGTTCGCCGCCGGCCCGCTGCTGTCCGACGATGGCCAGGGCATGGCCGGCAGCCTGCTGATCGTGGAGTGCGCCGACGAGGCCGCCGCGAAGGACTTCGCCGCCAACGACCCCTACGCCCAGGCCGGGCTGTTCGAGAGCGTGGAGATCCGGGCGTGGCGCCGGGTCTACCCGAAGTCCTGA
- a CDS encoding EVE domain-containing protein, translated as MARWLLKSEPFKYSWERMVADGSTHWDGVRNHQASNNLKAMKVGDRAFFYHSNEGLEVVGVVEVAREYYPDPSDEAGRFGMVDVRALLPVKTPVTLKTMKADPLLQGMALVKQSRLSVCPVSDAEWAHVCALAGIEA; from the coding sequence ATGGCCCGCTGGCTTCTGAAGTCGGAGCCCTTCAAATATTCGTGGGAGCGCATGGTCGCCGACGGCTCCACCCATTGGGACGGCGTGCGCAACCATCAGGCGTCGAACAACCTGAAGGCCATGAAGGTCGGCGACCGGGCCTTCTTCTACCACTCGAACGAGGGGCTGGAGGTGGTCGGCGTCGTCGAGGTCGCGCGGGAGTACTACCCGGACCCGAGCGACGAGGCGGGGCGCTTCGGCATGGTCGACGTGCGGGCGCTGCTGCCCGTGAAGACGCCGGTCACGCTGAAGACGATGAAGGCCGACCCGCTTCTTCAGGGCATGGCCCTGGTCAAGCAGTCGCGCCTGTCGGTCTGCCCGGTGTCGGACGCCGAATGGGCGCATGTCTGCGCGCTGGCCGGGATCGAGGCCTGA
- the acs gene encoding acetate--CoA ligase — MSDNSFFPVKQEIAKTAYVDEAAYARLYEQSINDPEAFWGEQGKRIDWIKPYSKVKDVSYTGDVHIKWFYDGTLNVSANCVDRHLATRGDQTAIIFEGDDPGVSKHITYKELHEQVCRLANVLKKNGVKKGDRVTIYLPMIPEAAYAMLACARVGAIHSIVFGGFSPDSLKDRIVDCDSHFVITSDEGLRGGRKVPLKANADKAVAAAPGVKHVLVVKHTGGNVAWTDGRDLWYHEEIASVSADCPPEEMSAEDPLFILYTSGSTGKPKGVLHTTGGYLVYASMTHQYVFDYKDGEVYWCTADVGWVTGHSYIVYGPLANGATTLMFEGVPTYPDISRFWQVVDKHKVNIFYTAPTAIRSLMREGEGPVKKTSRSSLRILGSVGEPINPEAWLWYYNVVGDGRCPIVDTWWQTETGGILITPLPGAIGQKPGSATKPFFGVKPVVVDNDGKELEGETEGNLCIADSWPGQMRTVFGDHERFVQTYFSTFAGYYFTGDGCRRDADGYYWITGRVDDVINVSGHRMGTAEVESALVAHPKVAEAAVVGYPHDLKGQGIYAYVTLNAGESPTEELRKELVAWVRKEIGPIASPDLIQWSPGLPKTRSGKIMRRILRKIAANEHDSLGDTSTLADPTVVTDLIENRMNNA; from the coding sequence ATGTCCGACAATTCGTTTTTTCCTGTTAAGCAGGAAATCGCCAAGACCGCTTACGTGGACGAAGCCGCCTACGCCCGCCTGTACGAGCAATCGATCAACGATCCGGAAGCCTTTTGGGGCGAGCAGGGCAAGCGCATCGACTGGATCAAGCCCTACAGCAAGGTGAAGGACGTCAGCTATACCGGCGATGTCCACATCAAGTGGTTCTACGACGGCACGCTGAACGTGTCCGCCAACTGCGTCGACCGCCACCTCGCGACGCGCGGCGACCAGACCGCCATCATCTTCGAAGGCGACGATCCGGGCGTTTCCAAGCACATCACCTACAAGGAACTGCACGAGCAGGTTTGCCGCCTCGCCAACGTCCTGAAGAAGAACGGCGTCAAGAAGGGCGACCGCGTCACCATCTACCTGCCGATGATCCCCGAGGCCGCCTACGCCATGCTGGCCTGCGCGCGCGTCGGCGCCATCCACTCCATCGTGTTCGGCGGCTTCTCGCCGGACAGCCTGAAGGACCGCATCGTCGACTGCGACAGCCACTTCGTCATCACCTCCGACGAGGGTCTGCGCGGCGGCCGCAAGGTTCCGCTGAAGGCGAACGCCGACAAGGCCGTCGCCGCGGCGCCGGGCGTCAAGCATGTGCTGGTCGTCAAGCACACCGGCGGCAACGTCGCCTGGACCGATGGCCGCGACCTCTGGTACCACGAGGAGATCGCGTCGGTCTCCGCCGACTGCCCGCCGGAGGAGATGAGCGCGGAGGACCCGCTGTTCATCCTCTACACCTCGGGCTCGACCGGCAAGCCGAAGGGTGTGCTGCACACCACCGGCGGCTATCTCGTCTACGCGTCGATGACGCACCAGTACGTCTTCGACTACAAGGACGGCGAGGTCTACTGGTGCACCGCCGACGTGGGCTGGGTCACCGGCCACAGCTACATCGTCTACGGCCCGCTGGCCAACGGCGCCACCACGCTGATGTTCGAAGGCGTGCCGACCTATCCGGACATCTCCCGCTTCTGGCAGGTGGTGGACAAGCACAAGGTCAACATCTTCTACACCGCCCCGACCGCCATCCGCTCGCTGATGCGCGAGGGTGAGGGTCCGGTAAAGAAGACGTCCCGTTCCTCGCTGCGCATCCTCGGTTCGGTGGGCGAGCCGATCAATCCGGAAGCCTGGCTGTGGTACTACAACGTCGTCGGCGATGGCCGTTGCCCGATCGTCGACACCTGGTGGCAGACCGAGACCGGCGGCATCCTGATCACCCCGCTGCCGGGCGCCATCGGCCAGAAGCCGGGTTCGGCGACCAAGCCCTTCTTCGGCGTCAAGCCGGTCGTCGTGGACAACGACGGCAAGGAACTGGAGGGCGAGACGGAAGGCAACCTGTGCATCGCCGACAGCTGGCCGGGCCAGATGCGGACGGTGTTCGGCGACCACGAGCGCTTCGTCCAGACCTACTTCTCGACCTTCGCGGGCTACTACTTCACCGGTGACGGCTGCCGCCGCGACGCGGACGGCTATTATTGGATCACCGGCCGCGTGGACGACGTGATCAACGTGTCGGGCCACCGCATGGGCACGGCGGAAGTGGAAAGCGCGCTGGTCGCCCACCCGAAGGTGGCCGAGGCCGCCGTCGTCGGCTACCCGCACGATCTCAAGGGCCAGGGCATCTATGCCTACGTCACGCTCAACGCCGGGGAAAGCCCGACGGAGGAGCTGCGCAAGGAACTGGTGGCCTGGGTGCGCAAGGAGATCGGCCCGATCGCCTCTCCGGACCTGATCCAGTGGTCGCCGGGCCTGCCGAAGACCCGTTCGGGCAAGATCATGCGCCGCATCCTGCGCAAGATCGCGGCGAACGAGCACGACAGCCTGGGCGACACCTCAACGCTGGCCGATCCGACCGTCGTGACCGACCTGATCGAGAACCGCATGAACAACGCCTGA
- a CDS encoding thermonuclease family protein: MGSPKFITPCPPRSTRLWLAFLSALLAGTVQAAPPALPGPIPAEVLEVLDGDTLLVRATIWLGQVVETHVRMDGLDAPEMRARCPRERELAETARDHARRLIGAAPVRLLDVQPDKYGGRVRARVLTGGGTDLSAALIEAGLARRYHGDRRQPWCDGTGMG; encoded by the coding sequence ATGGGATCGCCCAAGTTCATCACCCCATGCCCGCCCCGCTCCACCCGGTTATGGCTGGCGTTTCTCTCCGCATTGCTGGCCGGCACCGTCCAGGCCGCTCCGCCCGCCCTGCCCGGCCCGATCCCAGCGGAGGTGTTGGAGGTTCTGGATGGCGACACGCTGCTGGTGCGCGCCACCATCTGGCTGGGTCAGGTGGTGGAAACCCATGTCCGGATGGACGGGCTGGACGCGCCGGAGATGCGCGCCCGCTGCCCCCGTGAGCGCGAACTGGCGGAGACCGCCCGCGACCACGCGCGCCGCCTGATCGGAGCCGCCCCGGTGCGGCTGCTCGACGTCCAGCCTGACAAATATGGCGGGCGGGTGCGCGCCCGCGTGCTGACCGGCGGAGGCACCGACCTATCGGCCGCGCTGATCGAAGCGGGGCTCGCCCGTCGCTATCACGGCGACCGGCGCCAACCCTGGTGCGACGGGACGGGCATGGGCTAA
- a CDS encoding DUF1674 domain-containing protein, producing MTETKTTSPAPQDTPKPDTPKPDAETTPETGAKGPEQMPGEIGGPQGPEPTRFGDWEFKGRCSDF from the coding sequence ATGACCGAGACGAAGACCACCAGCCCGGCACCACAGGACACCCCGAAGCCCGACACCCCGAAGCCCGACGCCGAAACGACCCCCGAGACCGGCGCCAAGGGACCCGAGCAGATGCCCGGCGAAATCGGCGGTCCCCAGGGACCGGAGCCGACCCGCTTCGGCGATTGGGAGTTCAAGGGCCGCTGCTCGGACTTCTAA